From Halotia branconii CENA392, the proteins below share one genomic window:
- a CDS encoding PIN domain-containing protein: protein MKDKIFLDTNLWIYLYAKNPPEKSQQVAEIIKNSYSSLLVSTQVLGELFHVLTRKKFTSTTDATTIILDIVNTFPIQAINATEVIQAL, encoded by the coding sequence ATGAAAGATAAAATTTTTCTCGATACTAACCTGTGGATTTATCTCTATGCTAAAAATCCGCCCGAAAAATCCCAACAAGTTGCAGAAATTATTAAAAATAGTTATTCATCTTTGCTAGTTAGCACTCAGGTATTAGGTGAGTTATTTCATGTTTTAACTAGAAAAAAATTTACATCTACAACAGATGCAACCACGATTATATTAGATATAGTTAATACCTTTCCAATTCAGGCAATTAACGCAACAGAAGTTATACAAGCCTTATAA
- a CDS encoding DUF4212 domain-containing protein — protein MDEDQRRSYWRANTALIRNLLIVWALVSIVFSILLVQLLNGVRFFGVPFGFWMAQQGSILVFVALIFIYAFQMDKLDRKYNIKK, from the coding sequence ATGGATGAAGATCAGCGTCGCTCTTACTGGCGTGCTAATACTGCTTTAATTCGTAACCTTTTAATTGTCTGGGCATTGGTTTCTATCGTTTTTAGTATTTTACTGGTTCAACTATTGAACGGAGTGCGTTTTTTTGGCGTACCCTTTGGTTTTTGGATGGCACAGCAAGGATCAATCCTGGTATTTGTAGCCTTGATTTTTATTTATGCCTTTCAAATGGACAAGTTAGACCGCAAATATAATATCAAGAAGTAA
- a CDS encoding cytochrome P450 — MKLPNGPQYPALVQKLQWILSPMSFMEACAQRYGDIFTMQLNEPMVFVSNPQALQQILTSDTKEFTAPSDRNTAFEPMLGKNSLITISGEVHRRQRQLLMPPLHGDRMRTYGQVINDVTEQVISQWQVGKSFCVHSAMQLITMRVIMQAVFGLYEGLRAQELEEILAAMLNETSPWRVIQLYFPALQKDFGPKSSWGKFIRRRERVHQLLNAEIQERRDQPDSSRTDILSLLMAARDEAGRPMTDAELCDELMTLLVAGHETTATALTWALYWIHKFPSVREKLVQELDSLGDHPDCNSIFKAPYLNAVYCETLRIYPVAMLTFPRVVKTPVSLCGYKLEPNTVVMGSIYLTHQREDLYPEPQQFKPERFLERQFSPYEFLPFGGGVRRCIGMAFAQFEMKVVLAKILTSQELALVDDRDMPPKRRGLVTAPARPIQMVVKSQREAKSRTLETSTK, encoded by the coding sequence ATGAAACTACCAAATGGCCCCCAGTACCCAGCGCTAGTACAAAAGCTTCAATGGATCTTGAGTCCTATGTCTTTTATGGAAGCTTGCGCTCAGCGCTATGGCGACATCTTCACAATGCAATTGAATGAGCCTATGGTGTTTGTGAGCAATCCCCAAGCACTCCAGCAAATTTTGACTAGCGATACTAAAGAGTTTACAGCCCCCAGTGATCGCAACACTGCTTTTGAACCTATGCTAGGGAAAAATTCTCTGATCACAATCAGTGGTGAAGTGCATCGGCGGCAAAGACAGTTATTGATGCCTCCGCTTCACGGTGACAGAATGCGAACTTATGGACAGGTAATTAATGATGTCACAGAGCAAGTAATTTCTCAGTGGCAAGTAGGCAAATCCTTCTGTGTACACTCTGCTATGCAGCTTATTACCATGCGCGTAATTATGCAAGCTGTATTTGGACTATATGAAGGCCTAAGGGCGCAAGAACTAGAGGAGATTTTAGCTGCCATGCTAAATGAAACTTCTCCTTGGAGGGTTATTCAACTTTATTTTCCTGCCCTACAAAAAGATTTTGGCCCAAAAAGTTCTTGGGGAAAATTTATACGTCGCCGAGAGCGAGTCCACCAACTGCTAAACGCAGAAATTCAAGAACGTCGAGACCAACCAGACTCATCCCGTACAGATATTCTCAGCTTACTCATGGCAGCCCGCGATGAAGCAGGCCGACCAATGACAGATGCAGAGTTGTGTGATGAATTGATGACTTTGTTAGTAGCAGGTCACGAAACTACAGCCACTGCCCTAACTTGGGCATTGTACTGGATTCATAAATTTCCCTCAGTACGCGAAAAACTGGTGCAAGAACTAGATAGTTTAGGTGATCATCCAGACTGTAACAGTATTTTTAAAGCACCTTATCTCAATGCTGTTTACTGCGAGACCTTGCGAATATACCCAGTGGCTATGCTGACTTTTCCACGGGTAGTTAAAACACCCGTATCTCTTTGCGGTTATAAACTCGAACCAAACACAGTTGTCATGGGTTCCATATACTTAACCCACCAAAGAGAGGATTTATATCCAGAGCCTCAACAGTTTAAACCAGAACGCTTTTTAGAACGTCAATTTTCTCCTTACGAATTTTTGCCTTTTGGGGGTGGTGTTAGACGTTGTATTGGTATGGCATTTGCCCAGTTTGAAATGAAAGTTGTACTGGCAAAAATTCTTACAAGTCAAGAATTGGCGCTAGTAGATGATCGTGATATGCCACCGAAACGCCGTGGTTTAGTAACAGCCCCAGCGCGCCCTATCCAGATGGTTGTGAAAAGTCAGCGTGAGGCGAAGTCTCGTACTTTAGAAACAAGCACTAAGTAG
- a CDS encoding ribbon-helix-helix protein, CopG family — protein MTDTPRKVNLTLDLSPELNQILEELAEKTGASKSDVLRQAITLMQVMVTAKEETQKLGIPQANQLIANEIFFSSSQKPKPHPLDAFIEKHGAWEDERTAEEIVKEIYDSRTISNYDISL, from the coding sequence ATGACTGATACACCTCGAAAAGTCAACCTAACCTTAGATTTATCGCCTGAACTAAATCAAATCCTCGAAGAACTTGCAGAAAAAACAGGTGCAAGTAAAAGCGATGTCTTGCGTCAAGCTATTACATTAATGCAAGTAATGGTGACAGCAAAAGAAGAAACCCAAAAATTAGGAATACCACAAGCAAATCAACTCATAGCGAATGAGATATTTTTCTCATCTAGCCAAAAGCCAAAACCACACCCACTAGACGCATTTATAGAAAAACATGGTGCTTGGGAAGATGAACGCACCGCAGAAGAAATAGTCAAAGAAATTTATGATAGCCGGACTATTTCTAACTATGATATTAGCTTATGA
- a CDS encoding sodium:solute symporter family protein: MSVEIWTLLLVGLSFLVYIYIGWQSRVKNSKDFFIAGQGIPAIANGAATAADWMSAASFISMAGLISFLGYDGSIYLMGWTGGYVLLALLLAPYLRKFGKYTVPDFVGDRYYSNIARLVAVVAAIFVSLTYVAGQMRGVGIVFSRFLQVDINTGVIIGMVIVGFFAVLGGMKGITWTQVAQYCVLIFAYLIPVIAIAWLLTGNPIPQLAFTFSDVADKLNQIQVDLGFKEYTQPFTNKSMLDVLFTTIALMVGTAGLPHIIVRFYTVPSVRAARFSAGWALLFIAILYTTAPALSMFARYNLINTLHNHTVAEVQQLDWATKWEKTGLLTFDDKNQDGRLQLTPSKDTNEIIIDRDIIVLSTPEVAKLAPWVIGLVAAGGLAAALSTASGLLLVISSSVAHDIYYRIVDSTASEQKRVFVGRIMVGLSIVVAGYFGVNPPGFVSEVVAFAFGLAAASFFPVIFLGIFDKRTNSTGAIAGMLTGLIFTIAYIIGVKFGGMQPWFFGVSPEGIGTLGMLINFVVTLIVSRLTPPPPAEIQAMVEDLRSPMIEESVFE, from the coding sequence GTGTCAGTCGAAATTTGGACTCTTTTGTTGGTTGGACTCTCCTTTCTTGTCTACATTTATATTGGTTGGCAATCACGAGTCAAAAATAGTAAAGACTTTTTTATCGCCGGACAGGGGATACCTGCAATTGCGAATGGTGCAGCCACCGCAGCTGACTGGATGTCCGCAGCTTCGTTTATTTCAATGGCGGGGCTGATTTCTTTTTTGGGATATGACGGTTCTATTTATCTGATGGGTTGGACTGGTGGCTATGTGCTTTTAGCATTGCTGTTGGCTCCTTACCTACGGAAATTTGGTAAGTATACAGTGCCAGATTTTGTCGGCGATCGCTACTACTCTAATATTGCTCGTTTAGTGGCAGTAGTGGCAGCTATTTTCGTCTCCCTTACCTATGTAGCTGGGCAAATGCGGGGTGTGGGCATTGTTTTTAGCCGTTTCCTCCAAGTTGACATTAATACGGGTGTAATCATCGGCATGGTGATTGTCGGCTTTTTTGCCGTGTTAGGAGGGATGAAAGGCATTACCTGGACACAAGTAGCACAGTACTGTGTGTTGATTTTTGCTTACTTAATTCCGGTAATTGCGATCGCTTGGTTACTTACAGGTAATCCTATTCCCCAATTAGCATTTACTTTTAGTGATGTTGCTGACAAACTCAATCAAATCCAAGTTGATTTAGGGTTTAAGGAATATACCCAGCCATTTACGAACAAGTCCATGCTCGATGTATTGTTCACAACAATTGCCTTAATGGTTGGGACTGCTGGCTTACCTCATATTATTGTCCGATTTTACACAGTGCCAAGTGTACGGGCTGCCCGTTTTTCGGCTGGTTGGGCATTGTTATTTATTGCCATTCTTTATACTACGGCTCCCGCCCTCTCCATGTTTGCCCGTTATAACTTGATTAATACTCTGCACAATCATACAGTTGCAGAAGTACAGCAGCTAGACTGGGCGACTAAGTGGGAAAAAACGGGACTGCTAACCTTTGATGACAAAAATCAGGATGGTCGTCTCCAGTTAACCCCAAGTAAAGACACTAACGAAATTATAATTGATCGGGATATTATCGTACTTTCTACCCCAGAAGTAGCTAAACTAGCTCCTTGGGTGATTGGTTTGGTAGCGGCTGGCGGATTAGCTGCGGCTTTATCTACAGCATCAGGTTTATTGCTAGTAATATCTAGTTCTGTCGCTCACGATATCTATTATCGCATTGTAGATTCCACAGCCTCGGAACAAAAAAGAGTGTTTGTCGGGCGGATTATGGTGGGTTTGTCTATTGTTGTTGCTGGTTACTTTGGAGTAAATCCGCCGGGATTTGTGAGCGAAGTTGTGGCTTTTGCTTTTGGTTTAGCCGCTGCTAGTTTCTTCCCGGTAATTTTCTTAGGGATTTTCGACAAACGCACCAATTCCACAGGAGCGATCGCTGGGATGTTAACTGGTTTAATTTTTACCATAGCCTACATCATCGGCGTTAAGTTTGGCGGTATGCAACCTTGGTTTTTTGGAGTTTCTCCAGAAGGAATTGGTACTTTAGGTATGCTAATTAACTTTGTAGTTACCTTAATAGTTTCTCGTCTCACCCCACCCCCACCAGCAGAAATTCAAGCAATGGTAGAAGACCTCCGCAGCCCAATGATTGAAGAATCAGTATTTGAATGA
- a CDS encoding CopG family transcriptional regulator produces MNKIATRNFSNFPVTKEEAVQQIAIDLTSNEVQSLEQYCEQTGKVAEDVIRELICKLPVT; encoded by the coding sequence ATGAATAAGATTGCTACTCGTAATTTTTCTAATTTTCCAGTTACTAAGGAAGAGGCAGTTCAACAAATTGCCATAGACTTAACATCAAATGAAGTTCAAAGTTTAGAGCAATATTGCGAACAAACAGGCAAAGTCGCAGAAGATGTGATTCGGGAACTAATTTGTAAATTACCCGTAACTTGA
- the truB gene encoding tRNA pseudouridine(55) synthase TruB, with the protein MQGFLNLNKPLDWTSHDCVARVRKLLRLKRVGHAGTLDPAAIGVLPIALGKATRLLQYLPENKAYKATIRLGVRTTTDDLKGEIIHSQPCAGLNLAEVKTALSKFTGKIEQIPPIYSAIQVDGKRLYDLARRGETVEVPVRIVEIFHIEILDWREGDFPELDIAIACGSGTYIRAIARDLGTDLATGGTLAALTRTQSSGFNLTNSLTFNDLKAQLQAEIFQPIAPDTPLQHLPSVNLPATSAQKWCQGQRISLTLDVFGIVRVYEQETRFLGVGQLQGEVLIPLMVFEPVS; encoded by the coding sequence ATGCAAGGTTTCCTCAACTTAAACAAACCATTAGACTGGACTTCTCATGACTGTGTAGCACGGGTGCGAAAACTCTTGCGCCTTAAACGTGTGGGACATGCAGGAACTTTAGATCCTGCTGCTATTGGAGTGTTACCAATCGCACTTGGGAAAGCTACAAGATTATTGCAATATTTGCCAGAAAACAAAGCTTACAAAGCCACTATTCGGTTAGGTGTGCGTACCACAACTGATGATTTAAAAGGAGAAATCATTCATTCTCAGCCCTGTGCTGGATTAAATTTAGCAGAGGTAAAAACTGCTTTATCAAAATTTACGGGCAAAATTGAGCAAATACCACCAATTTACAGCGCCATTCAAGTGGATGGGAAACGGCTTTATGATTTAGCACGTCGAGGCGAAACAGTTGAAGTGCCAGTCAGAATAGTCGAAATTTTCCACATAGAAATTTTGGATTGGCGAGAGGGAGATTTTCCTGAATTGGACATTGCGATCGCCTGTGGTAGTGGTACATATATTAGAGCGATCGCTCGTGATTTAGGTACAGATTTAGCAACTGGTGGAACTCTTGCCGCTTTAACGCGCACTCAAAGTAGCGGTTTTAACTTAACAAACAGTCTTACTTTCAACGACTTAAAAGCTCAATTACAAGCCGAAATATTTCAACCTATTGCTCCTGATACTCCTTTGCAACATTTGCCATCTGTAAATTTACCAGCAACATCTGCCCAGAAATGGTGTCAGGGACAGCGAATTTCCCTAACTCTGGATGTTTTTGGGATAGTGAGAGTTTATGAACAAGAAACTCGCTTTTTAGGGGTTGGACAATTACAAGGTGAAGTATTAATTCCTCTTATGGTTTTTGAGCCAGTTTCTTAG
- a CDS encoding phosphoketolase produces MTAMTSKASSALPNFCQGIQYFGEALPSFATYGATPAIESGKIAIADAADPAAVYQTLLAADALRYLTLQVTSSKASGHPGGFASQAEAYASLVMLGHKNIITEVGHHAPGFYSAMFLDRSLEDMGILTVQQLRDRFREKHGLLGHLSGYIPGILAPAGPLGQGQHFAMAAALLHKDKLFPFTVGDGGLGEPYIVSSMAHFNTAYPEATNFLPVLVWNGYSQEHHSMVSLKTNEQMKAYWQGNGFAEVVLVDAKDFDDQNQPGDYVDSTAFSFKQRLAFTKAVLIGIDKAAHSALNGKLTVFVIKQLKGAGVHARGSKSHNLYPKDTLDAPHIIKALQERALSLEAWELVRTNAERAGGGPAAKTVVTEFELPLPELGELPLEEYSVGGDPKVSTTAMGRLVGIVGKKDSNFLVTNADGNEASGIGNINQALKVIHPTIDDLYNQDPSGQVYEPLSEDACAGLAAGLALMGGRTLWCSYESFAVNGLPIWQTVIQAMAELRRPTPSTITLFTAGALEQGRNGWTHQRPEIEAYFASLMRNGNVFPLFPPDANSIQVCYDWALTTKNKGIVITASKSPLPIRTTLEQTRKGLRDGAVLLQEVAGDQQVVFAVIGDMTLMPVFEAAAFLETEGIGVKIVSVINPRRLYRPDDTAWDTCSQADGDFMDNAKFAELFHGHALIGVTGGAAAMLEPIMLRSNCKRDTFAWKRGETTASAGELMAFNGLTAEALTKRAIALVH; encoded by the coding sequence ATGACAGCAATGACTTCAAAAGCATCCTCAGCGCTTCCTAATTTTTGTCAAGGCATTCAATATTTTGGTGAAGCGTTACCAAGTTTTGCAACTTATGGTGCAACACCTGCTATAGAGTCGGGCAAAATAGCGATCGCAGATGCCGCAGATCCTGCTGCTGTGTATCAAACTTTGCTGGCGGCCGATGCCCTGCGTTACCTAACATTACAAGTGACTAGTAGTAAAGCCTCTGGACATCCAGGCGGATTTGCCAGCCAAGCAGAAGCTTATGCATCTCTTGTCATGTTGGGACACAAGAATATTATTACCGAAGTCGGACACCACGCCCCTGGATTTTATAGTGCCATGTTCCTTGATCGCTCCTTGGAGGATATGGGAATTTTAACAGTCCAACAATTGCGCGATCGCTTCCGTGAAAAGCACGGTCTTTTAGGACATCTCTCTGGTTACATACCCGGCATTCTTGCACCTGCGGGGCCACTGGGACAAGGACAACACTTTGCAATGGCAGCTGCATTGCTACACAAAGATAAGTTATTTCCCTTTACTGTGGGCGATGGTGGATTGGGTGAACCCTATATTGTGAGTTCAATGGCACACTTTAACACCGCTTATCCCGAAGCTACTAACTTCTTGCCAGTGCTGGTGTGGAATGGTTACAGCCAAGAACATCACAGTATGGTTTCTCTGAAAACTAATGAACAGATGAAAGCATACTGGCAAGGTAACGGTTTTGCGGAAGTCGTCTTAGTGGATGCTAAAGACTTTGACGATCAAAATCAACCAGGAGATTATGTCGATAGTACCGCCTTTTCCTTTAAGCAGCGGCTAGCCTTCACCAAAGCTGTACTTATTGGTATAGATAAAGCAGCCCATTCTGCCCTTAACGGTAAACTTACTGTTTTTGTTATTAAACAACTCAAAGGTGCAGGAGTTCACGCACGAGGTTCCAAATCTCACAACCTCTATCCTAAAGATACGCTGGATGCTCCTCATATCATCAAAGCTTTACAAGAACGGGCTTTGTCGTTAGAAGCTTGGGAATTAGTACGCACAAATGCAGAACGCGCTGGCGGTGGCCCTGCGGCGAAGACTGTGGTTACAGAATTTGAATTACCATTACCAGAGTTAGGCGAATTGCCTTTAGAAGAATATTCCGTAGGTGGTGATCCTAAAGTTTCGACAACAGCGATGGGACGGTTGGTAGGAATTGTAGGTAAAAAAGATAGTAACTTCTTAGTTACCAACGCCGACGGTAACGAAGCATCGGGAATTGGTAACATCAACCAAGCACTCAAAGTTATTCACCCTACAATTGACGACTTATATAATCAAGATCCCAGTGGACAAGTTTACGAACCGTTGAGTGAAGATGCTTGTGCAGGTTTAGCCGCTGGTTTAGCGCTAATGGGTGGGAGAACTCTGTGGTGTTCTTACGAATCTTTTGCCGTTAACGGTTTACCAATTTGGCAAACTGTAATTCAAGCAATGGCAGAATTACGCCGTCCTACACCTTCGACAATTACTTTATTTACTGCTGGGGCTTTAGAACAAGGACGTAACGGTTGGACTCACCAAAGACCAGAAATTGAAGCTTACTTTGCTTCATTAATGAGAAATGGCAATGTCTTTCCCTTATTTCCTCCCGATGCTAACAGTATTCAAGTCTGTTATGACTGGGCATTGACAACTAAAAATAAAGGAATTGTAATTACTGCAAGTAAGTCACCTTTACCAATTCGTACTACCTTAGAACAAACTCGTAAAGGATTGCGTGATGGTGCAGTTTTATTACAAGAAGTGGCTGGAGATCAGCAAGTTGTATTTGCAGTAATTGGTGATATGACATTAATGCCAGTATTTGAAGCGGCTGCTTTTTTAGAAACTGAAGGTATTGGTGTCAAGATAGTTTCTGTTATTAATCCCCGCCGTTTATATCGTCCTGATGATACTGCATGGGATACTTGTTCTCAAGCTGATGGCGATTTTATGGATAATGCCAAATTTGCCGAATTATTTCATGGTCATGCATTAATTGGTGTGACTGGCGGTGCTGCGGCGATGCTGGAACCAATTATGTTACGTAGTAACTGCAAGCGGGATACCTTCGCTTGGAAGCGTGGGGAAACTACAGCCAGTGCAGGTGAGTTGATGGCGTTTAATGGATTGACTGCGGAGGCATTGACTAAGCGCGCGATCGCATTAGTGCATTAA
- a CDS encoding NB-ARC domain-containing protein, which translates to MTLQNWRRKRGVTLTTKGLQKIQQAKLKSEAKDNFGNRYTLEEMSARSGLYTGTISKVLNREGGVDKQTIEKLFSAFNLKIDKNDYLSSTNRLDWGEAIFTPSFYGRIEELATLEGWILNEQCRLVALLGIGGVGKTALSIKFAQQVKDNFEYIIWRSLREAPPIQTILTNLIQFLSDEQETESNLPESLSDRISRLLHYLRNHRCLVILDNAESILRSGSRAGIYREGYEEYGEFFRRLGEATHPSCLMLTSREKPKEVALLEGEAPVRSLLLNGLKVLEAQEILKFKGLSAAENEWKAMIERYAGNPLALKIVATTIKDVFAGNVTEFLQQNTIVFGDIRDLLDQQFQRLSDLEKEIMYWLAINCEPVSLSELQDDILSPVPLQKILEALESLVRRSLVEKSAATFTLQPVVMEYVTQVLIEQICEEIATDNLQLFRCHSLIKASAKDYIRETQIRLILKPVIDGLLTELRSKKGIENKLTKILVKLRKESPLEPGYTGGNVLNLLCQLQTDLRGYDFSELTVWQADLRNVKLHDVNFQNSDLAKSVFVETFGGIASVAFSPNGKLLATGDTNGEIRLYQVSDWRQLLICKGHNNWVPSLAFSPDGSMLASSSSDHSVKLWDASTGQCLQTFQGHKHEVWTVTFSPDGNTLLSGSNDRTIRLWSVSTAECLRTFRGHTSWVISAVFHPDGQIIVSGSDDDTIRLWDVSTGECIKILQGHCDGIRSITISSDGQTLVSGSDDQTVKLWDVGTGECIKTLQGHHAAVWSVAISPKDNIIASGSLDHTVRLWNVSTGQCLKILQGHSGWVCSVVFSLQGDLLASGDEDQTVKLWNISTGKCLKTLSGYTSQFWSVVYSPNGQILVSGSHDHTVSLWDVKTGQALQTLHGHHAAVRSVAFSPKGQTLVSGSDDQTVKLWDVHTGKALQTFQGHNALVWSVAYSPNGQILASGSHDCTVKLWDVHTGQALETFQGHRAAVQSVAFCPQGRMLASGAWDQTVKLWDISTGECKRTLEGHTNWVWSIAFSPNGELLASASYDGTIRLWSVSTGVCIQTFQVCVNGIVKAVVFSQDGQILASSSPDYTVKLWDVNTGECQKTLHGHSAWVWSIAFSPDNQTLASSGADETIRLWDISTSDCLKTLKAKKFYEGMNIKGVTGLTAATIATLKGLGAIS; encoded by the coding sequence ATGACTTTACAAAATTGGAGACGCAAGCGTGGTGTTACACTTACTACCAAAGGTTTACAAAAAATTCAACAGGCGAAGTTGAAGTCAGAAGCCAAAGATAATTTTGGTAACAGGTACACTCTTGAAGAAATGAGCGCCCGTTCTGGATTGTACACCGGTACAATCTCGAAAGTGTTGAATCGTGAAGGAGGGGTTGATAAACAAACTATTGAGAAGCTTTTTTCAGCTTTTAACTTAAAAATAGATAAAAATGACTATTTAAGTTCAACTAATCGCCTAGATTGGGGAGAAGCTATTTTTACACCTAGTTTTTATGGACGTATAGAAGAACTTGCCACATTAGAGGGATGGATTCTTAATGAGCAATGCCGATTAGTAGCTCTATTAGGTATAGGAGGTGTTGGTAAAACGGCTCTGTCGATTAAATTTGCTCAACAAGTTAAAGATAACTTTGAATATATTATCTGGCGATCGCTACGAGAAGCACCACCCATCCAAACTATTTTAACTAACCTAATTCAATTTCTATCTGATGAACAGGAAACTGAAAGTAACTTACCAGAAAGCTTAAGTGATAGAATATCGCGCCTTCTGCACTATTTACGAAATCACCGCTGTTTAGTGATATTGGATAATGCAGAATCAATTCTACGCAGTGGTAGTCGAGCCGGAATTTATCGAGAAGGATATGAAGAGTATGGAGAGTTCTTCAGAAGGTTAGGAGAAGCAACTCATCCCAGCTGCCTAATGCTAACTAGTCGCGAAAAACCTAAAGAAGTAGCATTATTGGAAGGAGAAGCACCTGTTCGCTCATTACTTTTGAATGGCTTGAAAGTTTTAGAAGCACAGGAAATCTTAAAATTTAAAGGATTATCAGCAGCAGAAAATGAATGGAAAGCAATGATTGAACGCTATGCGGGTAATCCTTTAGCTTTAAAAATAGTTGCAACGACAATTAAAGACGTGTTTGCTGGTAATGTAACTGAGTTTTTGCAACAAAATACTATTGTTTTTGGAGATATTCGTGATCTTTTAGATCAACAATTTCAGCGCTTATCAGATTTAGAAAAAGAAATAATGTATTGGCTAGCAATTAATTGTGAACCAGTTTCGCTATCAGAGTTACAAGACGATATTTTATCACCAGTACCACTACAAAAAATATTGGAGGCTCTAGAATCTTTAGTAAGGCGATCGCTAGTCGAAAAAAGTGCAGCAACGTTCACCTTACAACCTGTAGTCATGGAATATGTAACTCAGGTATTGATAGAGCAAATCTGTGAAGAAATTGCAACTGATAATCTTCAGCTTTTTAGATGCCACTCTTTAATCAAAGCCAGTGCGAAAGATTACATTAGAGAAACCCAAATTCGCCTCATCCTCAAACCAGTAATTGATGGGTTGCTGACTGAACTAAGAAGTAAAAAAGGCATCGAAAACAAATTAACTAAAATTTTAGTCAAACTACGTAAAGAATCACCCCTAGAACCAGGGTATACAGGTGGAAATGTTCTTAATTTGCTTTGTCAACTACAAACAGATTTAAGGGGTTATGATTTTTCTGAACTAACAGTTTGGCAAGCAGACTTGCGAAATGTGAAACTGCACGATGTCAATTTTCAAAACTCTGATTTGGCTAAGTCGGTTTTTGTTGAAACCTTTGGTGGTATTGCCTCAGTAGCCTTTAGCCCTAATGGCAAACTTTTGGCTACAGGGGATACCAATGGTGAGATTCGCTTGTACCAAGTTTCAGATTGGAGACAACTTTTAATTTGTAAGGGACATAATAATTGGGTTCCATCACTTGCCTTTAGTCCGGATGGTAGTATGCTTGCTAGCAGTAGTAGTGACCACAGTGTAAAGTTGTGGGATGCTAGTACAGGCCAGTGTCTTCAAACTTTTCAGGGACATAAACACGAGGTGTGGACAGTTACCTTTAGCCCCGATGGTAATACATTACTCAGTGGCAGTAATGACCGCACGATAAGACTCTGGAGTGTTAGCACCGCTGAATGCTTAAGAACTTTCCGAGGACATACAAGTTGGGTAATCTCTGCGGTTTTCCATCCAGATGGTCAGATTATAGTAAGTGGCAGTGATGACGACACAATTAGATTGTGGGATGTTAGCACTGGTGAATGTATAAAAATCTTACAGGGGCATTGTGATGGTATACGATCAATCACTATCAGCTCTGATGGTCAGACCTTAGTAAGTGGTAGTGATGACCAGACAGTGAAGTTATGGGACGTTGGCACTGGTGAATGCATTAAAACTCTACAGGGACATCATGCTGCTGTCTGGTCTGTTGCCATTAGTCCTAAAGACAATATCATTGCTAGTGGCAGTCTTGACCACACAGTGAGGTTATGGAACGTTAGTACTGGACAATGTCTGAAAATTCTTCAGGGACATTCGGGTTGGGTATGTTCTGTCGTCTTTAGTCTGCAAGGGGATCTTCTTGCCAGTGGCGATGAAGACCAAACAGTGAAACTATGGAATATTAGTACTGGTAAATGCCTTAAAACTCTTAGCGGTTATACTAGCCAGTTTTGGTCAGTTGTTTACAGTCCGAATGGTCAGATTTTGGTAAGTGGCAGTCATGACCACACGGTGAGTTTATGGGATGTCAAGACGGGTCAAGCCTTGCAAACTCTCCACGGACATCATGCTGCGGTTCGATCGGTAGCCTTCAGTCCGAAGGGTCAAACATTGGTAAGTGGCAGTGACGATCAAACAGTGAAGTTGTGGGATGTCCATACAGGTAAAGCTTTGCAAACTTTTCAGGGACATAATGCTCTTGTCTGGTCTGTTGCTTACAGTCCAAATGGTCAAATATTAGCTAGTGGCAGTCACGACTGTACGGTGAAGTTGTGGGATGTCCATACTGGTCAAGCTTTGGAAACTTTTCAGGGACATCGCGCAGCGGTTCAGTCAGTTGCCTTTTGTCCTCAAGGGAGAATGCTAGCGAGTGGTGCTTGGGATCAGACAGTTAAGTTGTGGGATATCAGCACTGGTGAGTGCAAAAGAACATTAGAGGGGCATACGAATTGGGTTTGGTCAATTGCTTTTAGCCCTAATGGTGAACTGCTGGCAAGTGCCAGTTATGACGGTACAATCCGGTTGTGGAGTGTTAGCACTGGTGTCTGTATTCAAACTTTCCAAGTTTGTGTAAATGGTATTGTCAAAGCAGTCGTCTTTAGTCAGGACGGTCAGATTTTAGCTAGTAGCAGTCCCGATTACACAGTTAAGTTATGGGATGTTAATACAGGTGAATGCCAAAAAACGTTACATGGACATTCCGCTTGGGTATGGTCAATTGCTTTTAGCCCAGACAATCAAACTCTGGCTAGTAGTGGCGCTGATGAGACGATTCGACTTTGGGATATTAGCACGAGCGATTGCTTGAAAACTTTGAAAGCTAAGAAATTTTATGAAGGAATGAATATTAAGGGGGTTACAGGTTTAACTGCCGCAACCATCGCTACTCTAAAAGGGTTGGGAGCGATTTCTTAA